A single Epinephelus fuscoguttatus linkage group LG13, E.fuscoguttatus.final_Chr_v1 DNA region contains:
- the frmpd4 gene encoding FERM and PDZ domain-containing protein 4 isoform X3 has translation MRRDPVLGFGFVAGSEKPVVVRSVTPGGPSEGKLIPGDEIIMINDEPVSSAPRERVIDLVRYDNTLRSCKESILLSVVQPYPSPKSAFISAAKKAKLKTNPVKVRFAEEVIINGQVPETVKDNSLLFMPNVLKVYLENGQTKSFKFDSSTSIKDVILTLQEKLSIKSIEHFSLMLEQRAEGSASKLMLLHEQEMLTQVTQRPGSHKMKCFFRITFVPKDPVDLLRRDAVAFEYLYVQSCNDVVLERFGSELKYDTALHLAALQMYILTINTKQSQKVSLKYIEKEWGLALFLPPAVLSSMKEKNIKKALTHILKTNQNLVPPGKKLTALQAKVHYLKYLSDLRLYGGRVFKSTLIQGEKHTEVTLLVGPKYGISHVINTKTNLVALLADFSHVNRIEMYTEDENRVRVELHVLDVKPITLLMESVDAMNLACLTAGYYRLLVDSRRSIFNVAKNAETSHAARVKQTYQAIECTYSTPHKGYEDRNNQRCSQEYSDQECEYLDHGRLEGQPVYITEIHQPQHTMHMSERAECCRIPCTQTYLNLPRPKPQDSSRSAKVSFIFGDPPLDSVNPQNLGYQRLMDEGPEILDNHSHMYRRLEEDYKMMDAIEDGDEYPYSTKIFGPGECIEEPLLHDICYAETTDDAEDEDDISCEEDMVMSDIDKPMLLSLSGSSDDIIDLTSLPPPPEGNDEEDNDVLLHSLNLAIAAPPPGFRDSSDEDEQQGAGTRAQGACNDIPVSLIDSVPTLGAEGHGEPLNDAVVSTLQALEALAASEEQSPAQSESSTGVEISRAFSPESSDSGNETNSSEMTESSELATAQRHSESHLRMHATMTEGYHTVNEEKAEASTSADGGAGAMQYNPQEHQDEEAKSSAVASSQIFHSDGGEMEPETMEIKSVSEYFTKMHIGSVMSRQRGKQREAESRIQGETCESSDRSHMTSHDPAREEPPHLVGKYNAFTVRDSYYMNQLDLGRTHFKDRHQKWQQRVPANKMAENLSPECVSDSQASHADRLTVKGEKQDSDERSQQLNAHLQSPSKGSVLAEGDGASQDNEQQQIKIPPSEQDVTRLYECHVSKRMSSIQSEGVHSLQSSQCSSIDAGCSTGSSSCVTPMDSPLCATDNMHVLSESSLKGLSYVTAEEKAYGPQGQGRVGHPMDPTLLRKIHAATSAEPGFAITRDGSHRMPKIKETTACTQLKKVGEESSLALCNETSTTTTTTSPSSLRSSTEPSGLTQARPEPDPHALAFPSSGSSCDPKTSSLRKPRRDRMLRRSWSTIMPGSRSLEALLEKTKATLTRKSGGQNFQSQDPLKVQRIFSAKTLPKSLSQGSVASHSSDGRLQKGAALLLPESTAPRPDVGTWRCRGPFSHCFLRRKKNVDGVEEDRELPSRALFSISSVSFSRGENTVLKAAHKSEQSNMAAATNDMSLKARLARVNSMKGKTYSLHTGFALARKDALEMVGVLRSSVGHLSRGENREVNEADMDTFSQLLFMQAKVLGRACSQMSAEYSSPEELLLTLTHSFHTLCCLTQACMSLVEGLSTERERREVVAKVDEVVMNYVCLLKAAEAASGSSPSDQSVNALTHHSATMSAIINALTHSLNTLLNK, from the exons TCACCCAAATCGGCATTCATCAGCGCAGCCAAAAAGGCCAAGTTAAAGACTAATCCTGTTAAAGTTCGCTTCGCTGAAGAGGTCATCATCAATGGCCAGGTCCCC GAAACAGTGAAGGACAACTCCCTTCTCTTTATGCCAAATGTTCTGAAGGTGTACCTGGAGAACGGGCAAACTAAATCATTTAAATTTGACAGCAGCACATCCATTAAG GACGTCATCTTGACCCTGCAAGAGAAGCTATCCATTAAGAGCATCGAGCACTTCTCTCTGATGCTGGAGCAAAGAGCGGAGGGGTCTGCCAGCAAACTCATGCTCCTGCATGAGCAGGAGATGCTAACTCAG GTGACACAGAGGCCAGGGTCACACAAGATGAAGTGCTTTTTCCGCATCACGTTTGTCCCAAAGGATCCCGTGGACCTGCTTAGGAGAGATGCAGTAGCATTTGAGTACCTCTATGTTCAG AGCTGTAATGATGTGGTATTGGAGAGATTTGGGTCAGAGCTGAAATACGACACGGCGCTTCATCTGGCTGCCCTGCAAATGTATATTCTAACCATCAATACCAAGCAGTCCCAGAAAGTTTCCCTCAAGTATATTGA GAAGGAGTGGGGTCTGGCGTTGTTCCTGCCTCCTGCGGTGCTGTCTAGCATGAAAGAGAAGAACATCAAAAAAGCTCTCACTCACATCCTCAAAACCAACCAGAACCTGGTGCCGCCTGGTAAAAAG TTGACTGCCCTGCAGGCAAAGGTCCATTATCTGAAGTATCTCAGTGATTTGAGGCTGTATGGAGGACGGGTGTTTAAATCCACACTAATT CAAGGCGAGAAGCACACGGAAGTGACATTGCTGGTGGGGCCCAAATATGGCATCAGCCATGTGattaacaccaaaacaaacctgGTTGCGCTTCTGGCCGATTTTAGCCACGTCAACCGCATTGAGATGTACACAGAAGATGAGAACAGGGTTAGAGTGGAACTACACGTTCTGGACGTAAAG CCCATCACTCTCTTAATGGAGTCTGTTGATGCAATGAATCTGGCCTGTTTGACTGCTGGCTACTACAGATTACTGGTGGACTCTCGGCGCTCCATCTTCAACGTGGCCAAAAATGCAGAAACAA GCCATGCAGCAAGAGTGAAGCAGACCTACCAGGCCATTGAGTGTACATACAGCACACCCCATAAAGGATATGAAGACAGAAACAACCAGAGGTGCAGCCAAGAGTATTCTGACCAGGAGTGCGAATACCTCGACCACGGGAGATTGGAAGGCCAGCCAGTCTACATAACCGAGATCCACCAGCCCCAGCACACAATGCACATGTCAGAGAGAGCAGAGTGCTGCAGAATCCCTTGCACCCAAACTTACCTCAACCTCCCCAGGCCCAAACCCCAAGACTCCTCCAGGAGTGCAAAGGTCTCCTTCATATTTGGAGATCCTCCCTTAGACAGTGTAAACCCCCAAAATCTGGGCTACCAGAGACTGATGGACGAGGGCCCAGAGATTCTAGACAATCACAGCCACATGTATAGGCGTCTCGAAGAAGACTATAAGATGATGGATGCCATAGAAGACGGGGACGAGTATCCGTACTCCACCAAAATTTTCGGTCCTGGTGAATGCATCGAGGAGCCGCTGCTGCACGATATTTGCTATGCAGAGACAACAGATGACGCAGAGGACGAGGACGACATCAGCTGTGAGGAGGACATGGTGATGAGTGACATTGACAAGCCCATGTTACTCTCACTCTCAGGGTCCAGCGATGACATCATCGACTtgacctccctccctcccccgcCGGAGGGTAATGACGAGGAGGACAATGACGTACTGCTGCACTCTCTTAACCTGGCCATCGCTGCTCCTCCTCCCGGCTTCAGGGACAGCTCGGATGAGGACGAGCAGCAAGGGGCTGGGACTCGGGCCCAGGGGGCTTGCAATGATATCCCAGTGTCTCTCATAGATTCAGTGCCCACCCTCGGCGCGGAGGGCCACGGGGAGCCTCTAAACGATGCAGTGGTGTCCACCTTACAGGCACTCGAGGCCCTCGCTGCATCTGAGGAACAGAGTCCAGCGCAGTCAGAGAGTAGCACAG GTGTAGAAATATCACGAGCATTTAGTCCTGAGTCCTCAGATTCTGGCAACGAGACAAATTCCTCTGAGATGACAGAGAGCTCCGAGCTGGCCACTGCTCAAAGACACTCAGAGAGCCACCTGAGGATGCACGCAACCATGACAGAAGGGTACCACACTGTGAACGAGGAAAAGGCAGAGGCCAGTACGTCTGCTGATGGCGGTGCGGGAGCTATGCAGTACAACCCCCAGGAGCATCAGGATGAGGAGGCAAAGTCATCTGCTGTCGCCTCCTCCCAGATTTTTCACTCAGATGGCGGTGAGATGGAGCCAGAGACAATGGAAATTAAATCAGTCAGTGAATACTTCACTAAGATGCACATAGGCTCGGTAATGAGCAGGCAGAGAGGGAaacagagggaggcagagagcaGAATCCAGGGAGAGACCTGTGAATCCTCTGACAGATCTCACATGACTTCTCACGACCCAGCTAGAGAGGAGCCCCCTCATCTTGTTGGGAAGTATAACGCTTTCACTGTGAGAGATTCCTACTACATGAATCAACTTGATCTGGGGCGAACTCACTTTAAAGATAGGcatcaaaaatggcagcagaGAGTGCCCgcaaacaaaatggcagaaaatctctCTCCAGAATGTGTGAGTGACTCACAGGCTTCCCACGCAGACAGGTTGACAGTCAAGGGAGAGAAACAGGACTCAGATGAAAGGAGCCAACAGTTAAATGCCCATCTCCAATCTCCATCCAAAGGGTCCGTCCTTGCAGAAGGAGATGGCGCTTCACAGGACAATGAGCAGCAGCAAATTAAGATTCCGCCATCAGAGCAAGACGTCACAAGGTTATATGAATGCCACGTGAGCAAGCGCATGTCATCGATACAGAGTGAAGGCGTTCATTCTCTGCAGAGCTCACAGTGTTCCTCTATAGATGCCGGTTGTAgcacaggcagcagcagctgcgTCACTCCCATGGATTCTCCCCTTTGTGCCACAGACAATATGCATGTACTGTCAGAGTCCTCGCTCAAGGGGCTGAGTTATGTTACTGCCGAGGAGAAAGCTTATGGGCCCCAAGGTCAGGGGAGGGTTGGCCATCCCATGGACCCCACCCTGCTGAGGAAGATCCATGCAGCTACTAGTGCCGAGCCCGGGTTCGCGATTACCCGGGATGGCAGTCACCGAATGCCCAAGATAAAAGAAACCACAG CTTGCACACAGCTGAAGAAGGTTGGGGAAGAGTCATCTTTAGCTCTCTGTAATGAGACCAGtaccaccaccacaaccacgTCACCATCATCATTAAGAAGTAGCACAGAGCCCAGCGGGCTAACACAGGCCAGACCCGAGCCCGACCCACATGCCCTGGCTTTCCCCTCAAGCGGATCTTCATGTGACCCTAAAACAAGCAGCCTCAGGAAGCCACGCAGGGATCGGAtgctcaggaggagctggagcacCATAATGCCAGGTTCCAGGAGCTTAGAAGCACTGTTAGAGAAGACCAAAGCCACACTTACAAGGAAGAGTGGTGGTCAGAATTTCCAGTCTCAAGATCCCCTTAAAGTGCAGAGGATATTCTCTGCCAAAACCCTGCCCAAGAGTTTGTCCCAGGGTTCAGTTGCCTCTCATTCATCTGATGGAAGGCTGCAAAAAGGAGCCGCCTTGTTGCTGCCAGAGTCAACAGCACCAAGACCGGATGTGGGTACGTGGAGGTGTCGTGGGCCGTTCAGTCACTGCTTCCTGCGGAGAAAGAAAAACGTTGATGGTGTTGAGGAAGATAGAGAGTTGCCCTCACGTGCTCTGTTCTCTATCAGCTCAGTTTCTTTCAGTCGCGGGGAAAACACAGTCTTGAAAGCTGCTCATAAATCTGAGCAGAGCAACATGGCCGCAGCTACGAATGACATGAGCCTCAAAGCGAGGCTAGCTCGTGTAAATTCAATGAAGGGAAAAACCTACAGCCTTCATACAGGGTTCGCACTTGCACGCAAGGATGCCTTAGAGATGGTCGGCGTGTTGCGTTCCAGCGTCGGCCACTTGTCCAGAGGTGAGAATCGTGAGGTCAACGAGGCTGACATGGATACATTCTCCCAGCTGCTTTTCATGCAGGCCAAAGTGCTGGGCAGGGCCTGCAGTCAGATGAGTGCAGAGTACAGCAGCCCAGAGGAGTTACTGCTCACTCTGACGCACAGCTTCCACACACTCTGTTGCCTGACGCAAGCCTGCATGTCACTTGTGGAAGGCCTGAGCACCGAAAGAGAGCGGCGCGAGGTGGTAGCCAAGGTGGATGAGGTCGTCATGAACTATGTGTGTCTGCTGAAAGCTGCGGAGGCAGCTTCGGGAAGCTCCCCCAGTGACCAAAGTGTGAATGCATTGACACATCACTCTGCCACCATGTCTGCTATTATAAACGCACTAACTCACTCACTGAACACACTGCTCAACAAATAA